In the Uranotaenia lowii strain MFRU-FL chromosome 1, ASM2978415v1, whole genome shotgun sequence genome, acaatAAGCTTCGTCTTACTTTTCTTGTTATGAATATAATGCACTCGGATGTATATTCATCGAAGGTTGAATTCATGCAATCAAATTGCAGAAAATTGGCTCCAAAAAATGCAACCCTTCTTTCGGAATATCGAACtgaaatttaaaccaaattttaccatttcgaggtgaattttacctttttttcattcacttagcaaaaaggtaaatttgaccttttttcaattcacctagcaaaatggtaaattttaccttttttccgttcacctagcaaaatagtaaataatatcgttttcccattcactgatttgaaaggtaaatgcttgttggtttggttggtttcttcaataaaaatgaaaacaaaattcattgaaaaatttatacttattttataaataaataggGACAAttctttatattattttttaaatatatcaccttgtttagaaaaattattgaggtAAGTCCTTTTttcgccaggctcgtggcaattcgACTTCTCGTTCTTCCGCGCCATaatggcgacttatccagtcaggtccggcttttccggaatgatatctggaggatgacgtggaatacacctcgaagctgggccgatctgaaacaaaagcaaattattatgatgagaaccagcacaactaaataatagctaagaaaacacttaccattctgttcATTCTGTTTTTCCATGGATATTGACACGAAACAAAACTTCccttctgaacgacaaaacagcttaacctcaataaacggattcggcaAATAGTTCTTTTGTTCGAAAtgattgtaccgttttgtttagctcaatccaggtcaattccacctcgctacgaggtaagttttatcttatttggaattacctttttttctaggtgaattatactttttttattgagctcaattcaggtgaacttcacctcgctacgaggtaagttttacctttttaggattcaccttttttctcggtgaattgtaccttttttccaacctcgattcaggtaaatttcacctcgctgtgaggtgagtttcatctcgaagaggtagaagttacctttttggctttcacgagcgttcacctttgctaactcggtaaattttacctttttattattttccgtgtagagcTCACACTCAAGACCAGGGATGATACATGTTACAAATGTCGTTTGACCGTCAGACAGAACGAAAGTCGCAATTATCGGAACGGACGGTCATGTAACTGTAATGTCTATGTTTATTTTTGCGAATATCAGTTCAAAAGAATGtttactcgaaaaaaaatcgaatgacaTTCGGAAAGAATGTCACAAGTCACaccaaattttacacactttctctttgatgtgtattgtttatatgctgtcaaactcgaagtcgtgattttcgattcaacgaaaatgaaaGTTAACCAACGCGAgccgagagaacaaattctttccaaacacctggaatttcctgggcccttattctgcgccgcgcgtgacgtgatgattgtcacctcacctcggagtcaccgtgacttttgtcaccttattcccgtagtcgatgtgggtaaagtgacaggaACTCATTCCTAGGTGAGTGACtgaatgaacacatctgtcaaaatggtcgaatttgttctgctttgttttgattttggtcGCATTTCGGATTTTCCGaatcaaatttcaagaaaacaagaaaaaaatgcgGGTTTGAAAAGGCCGCAATCGGATTGTATGGAAACAGCAAGCTGTTCGAAACAAAAACCGCCAAATTGTGTGGTCCAAATGGATATTTCATTATCCAAGGTGGAGTCTGGAAACTGCTTCGAGTTGCATCGAATGTGAAAGTCAAGTAAGTAAAGTTGTTTTCTGTTTGCTGTTGAATTCTGTTTGCTCAAAAATCGAAGGATCgccttattttttccaaattaaagttttgttatCCCAGAAAAACTGCATGAGTAATAAATAAGTAAATCGACTATTCAATCATATGTATTGTACCAATTATAGGGCTGAAGTGAAGATATTGGCCAGATTGAAAACCATGGGCAACtatagacaaaaaaaagaccTGCTGCTTTGCAAGAAACTTTGGAGACTGGTCGTCGACGTTTTAATATATTCGTAAAGAATGATGCCCTCATTCCGACGACAGGTTCCCTAGAACAGCTATAGGTAAGTACCTTAATATGCTCACAAAATGCGAATTGATATTAattcgattttgttttaaattttagttattCAACTAATCAAATCACACATGTATCCACCAACTGGAAAAGCGACGAATCTCAATGGAATAGATTTCTAATAACATAAACAGATTCGAATTGGTTACTCCTATAGATCCGCAAAATTTTAGTGGAGTTGAGAAGCGAAAAGAAGCCTTTAATGCATTTCTATTTATTAGCTATGAAATGAAATTAGAAAGAAAACTATCACTTGTACCATGTTACTATAAAATTCTGTTATTGTAAAAAACCCGCTTTGAATGGAAGTTGAATAATGAAGAAATTAAACGATttcttttagaaatttatttaaaagtttcgACCACGTTAGCTTGATGGAAAGAGTTAAACATTCACTGAACTTCTTTGAATCATAGAACAACTTTTCGttgaatcaataaaaatgtactttttaaAAGCGAAAAATGAATTAcccaaaatttattgaaatttttttttgatattacaCCAGTtgtctgataatttttttttttcactgagagaagatagtttttttttttaatttaagtaaattaatCTGATTGTGTTCTAAATTATCAAACTTCATTCTAAGTAAATAATTAGAACCAAAATATTccattttgtatcaattttccattcaatttctctctcgtcaccacctgaaaaggtaccgacaattgtcacctaaaatcgtcacctaaatgcgacgattctcacccacggtgactatgagaatagggtaagaactcacaaaattcatccgaagtgacgttcgtcacctaaaccgactactggaatagagtgacttgggtgactcgactatcatcacgtcacgcgcggcgcagaataagggccctGACCTGTCACACCGGCAGTCGGAGAAATGTTGAATATTCACCATTCATGTTTAAGCGGTTTCAGGAgtggttgacgttggaccacggcaaagggcCTGGAAGAAACCCGGGACCGGAGAataaaaagacggagggaaaggtgatgCGGATGGTTAAAGCAAActccaacgtctcaagccgtgatgggcggcaacaatcgacagctaaaactcgggcacggaaggtctacgagaagatgctgacaaaatgtggctgctgtgtgatggacgacgaaacatgtATAATAGCCGATTTTTAGCtgattccggggttggagtttctCACcgacaagagcaagttcgatgtggatgATAAATTTAAGAAGGAAAACATGTCGAaattcgcctccaaatatctcgtttggcaggccatctgctcttgagGATTGAGCAgagagcctttcgtgacaaaaggCACAgttggcgagatctacaaatctgagtgcctcgagaaacGCCTTTTACCGTTCTTGCAgaagcacgacgaagctccgctattttttttgccagatttggcatcatgccactattttGAAAGTGTCCTgaagtggtatgaggccaattctgtccattttgttccgaaggacatgaacccgctaAACTGTCCGGAactgcgcccggtggagcagtactgggcaataatgaagcggtaacttcggaagagcaagaagacaatCAAAGATGAGAGGaatatgttaagaaaatggaaaataaattgagaagctagtaccggatgacactgtaaagattTTGATGTAGGGCATCAGTcgaaatgcgttcaattttacactcaaagttcgattgattttttttttatttttgaagtgaATATTTGCATAACACAACCCTAACATTttagtttgattctaaacattataagaaaatgggcatgacattttcggtgtcgcaataatttcgtgctcGTCCTTTATGATAAGTCGTCGTCTTCTTTGCTTCCAATACTCCTCCTGGACGGATAAATCTTGGCAGCTTCATGGAACCTTGCAATTTCACCCGTTGTAAATAGCGGCTTGGTCATCATGTCAGCAACCATCGACTCCGTTGATAGATAACTTGGACTAATGACTCCTTCTTCTTTGAGTTGACGAGCCTAGTGATATACTGGCACCAGATTCAAGTTGCTTGATGGCACTCTTGTATCCTCGTTCACGATCACCGGTAGCTTGATGGGTACTCGGAAATTTTCTATAGGCCGCAAAATCCAGTTCAGCTGCTTGCAAGCATCCGAAATGGCAACGTAATTTGCTTCTGAACTTCTAAGAGTAACGCAATCTTGTTTTCTCGAACACCATGCAATCATACCACTGGAGAATCTGAATAGATGTCCAGTAGAAAACTATCGATGTTTACTGTCACTGCTCTTCCTGTACCAGCATGGGAGCCTGAGTCTGTTCAACAGCCGTTGGTAAGAAAAACAGACCCTCATCATAACTGCCTCTGCCCTTCGAGTTCTCATTATCTATCTGGATTAGCTTGTGAAAAACCTTCGCTTGATGCCTAGCAACCGATCTCGAGCTTGTGTTTGGTTGCCTTGGAGAATTTTCTTCCTTGACCTTTCGCCATTTTTCACAATAACGCTTTTTGTGGCCAGCATTACCTCAAAGATGACTTGTTTCTGCTTCCCGTCCATTTTCGACACCGCCATGTCCGCCGGAACTGTAGCCTTCTGCTTCTGAgcttcattgacaattttatccTTCACGAGTGCCAAAGTAATTCGTCATCCGTCCGGTTTTCAAGGTTCGTAGTGAGAGCATCAAATGTGCTTGGTAAACCTCGAAAAACCAGTACCACTTGCAAGTCATCGTCCAGCTTCGTTCCTGCGTTGGACAGTTTCTCTAACAGATTCTAGAACTCCACCAAATGGGTCTTTATATCGTCCCCGTCATGGTACCTCAGGTCACAGATCCGCTTCGAAAACTGTACTTATGAGGATAGCGACTTCTTCTCGTGCTGTTTCGCTAAGTTGAACCAAACTTCCTTCGCCGTTCTCGTGTTCCGCATGTACGAATGCTGACTCCGACTCAGCAACAAACCAACCATGGCTTGTGCTCGCTGATCAGCATCGTCCAAGGCAGCCACCGCAGCCTATTCCGGCCTGGTTCCGAGACAAATGAACTTCCTCAGTAACTTTCGAATAAGCAGGAACTCAACTTCATGTTTCCACCACCATTCTTTTCCACTTTAGTCTGGGCCCACAACCTATTGTGAGGTATGTCGTAGAccggatttaaaataaaatacgtctGACTTGTAGACAATAAGAATGgaaagtaacaattttttttaaagcttcttaCAGACTGCTATGATGAGTCGTCGTCTTCTTTGCTTTAAATACTTTAATGTCAATCTCAATTGCAACATTCATTGAAATGATATGAATTTGACTGTTGCGACCGCTAAAAACGCAAAGTGAATTAAGATCGATTAGACAAGTCGTTGATTCGAATATTAATCGGTTGGCTTCTCTTTAGGCAGATAGAACGTGAGATTAAAATtaaagctccgatttcaacttgcgacgcCTCTAGTGAAACGGTTTGACTTGTATGTGACGAAAATTAGTGTCGCGAGTTTGCTAGTACCTACAAGTTACTGGTGTTACTGGTGTTACCTTTAGTAGGTTAGTACCTTTAGAAATTAGTTtggcttcgatttcaacttgcaaccagtcaagtgaaagagtttgacttgtaggtgatgaaaaatagtgtcgcgagttcggaagtacaagctactagtgttagtaccggtaaaagttagtttagctccgatttcatcTTGCGatcggtcaaatgaaagggtttgacttgtagatgacgaaaactagtgtcgcgaattcgctagtacaagctactaatgAACTGCTATTAATTTACCTAGTCGTTATCCATAAAAGTTTATCaggatttttcttaatttatcgGTCTGATCGGTGAAAAgttatgtcctttttagtaagaaatCTAAAGAAGTAAGAAGTTTTTAAGACAGATAGAAAGTTAGATAAAATGAAAggtggtgaaaatgagcgggtaaaaCTCATTTAGAAGCActatcatcacataccaaatttttgttcagcacgggcAAATTATacacataacacacgacgtattacaggacacgacacataacgttcttacttaacggaaaaaggatataaagttacctttttgtcgaccggtttcggactcgatgttgcccatctacaggacgatgtccgacctGGACATcccggacatcgtcctgtagatgggcaacatcgagtccgaaaccggtcgacaaaaaggtaactttatatcctttttccgttaagtaagaacgttatgtgtcgtgtcctgtaatacgtcgtgtgttatgtgtATAGTTAAAGTTCTTACGTAAGCACAAATCATATGAAAATGAGACGGGCAAATTATACAGGATAAATTAAACGTCATTGTCAACAGCGCccaactgtgtttttttttttttgataaatcagcTGTAAATTCTGCTTTTAAGATGAGTTGATATCATAGAAATTCGGAGAATATTGCAAATTTCTCAACCAACCAACTTTTACTGAAGTTAACTCCTTCCCACCGTTTCAAATCTATCGGGCCAAAAATAAtcagaatgtttgaaaatgattgaaattcgaGGACTTACCAACCAGTCCAGTTAAATTGATTCTGACTCCTGAACAAAAACAGtatattgtttgatttttgtgtATCTAATCTACATTTCAATTGAAAAGATCATGAATGGTTTTGTTTATGGGTTATGTTATATGTAATGTATATATCTACATGTATTTGGGGTTCAGAGCACAGGTTCTTCTCAAAGGACCTCAAGGTTAAACTCGGTTGAACAAGCTTTCGTATTTAAAGCACAAAGCCAGaacacttaaacttaaacgTTTTCTTTTCCTACCCTACCATAAAAGAAAAGTCTTCATTTCGGAAAGAGAAGAAAATCTTTCACATCAACAACCTGCAGCAACCGAGAAGTTCGATGCAATATCATGAATTAATTTATCGCACCCATTTTGCATCTGCTCGGAACTAAGCTTTTCTGCAGATGAAAAGatgcttttaaattttacatccaCCACTCTGCTGTTGGGTATACATATGTGGGTTTTTTTCTGCTGTTTGCTAGATTTTGAGGAAACGAGAAAAGTTTTCTTAGTTATTACCTACACGTATGAAATAATTCCGTGCTAGTTTTGTCTGCCTTGAGCATCCCGCtgaatgttagttttttttttgttatgaagtAAACTTACCCCGCGATCAAACACTAAATTTAACCTTGtacgttaaaacatttaaaagcaATTGGTTAAATGATGGTTTTATCGATGAAACAAATCGTACAACTCAAATGTACAATTTAATCCAAAAACAACAAACTTATCtacaaatcaattaaaattgtttaaagttGTGAAAGTTCCCACATTgattcaacaatttgaaaatccTCTCCATTCTTCCACAGCCCACGGATTCTGCCAACGGACTGTATCAGCCCCTAGTTCGAGCGAGGACCACTATTCCGGCAGCCACTGGTGAGTCGGAAGAAACCTCAGACGATGAGGAAGTTCAAAGGCGGATAATGGAAATTTATAGCCGCAAGGGATACTCGAACCCGAATCCGGAACCGGAAGATGTTCCCGATCAGGTGGCGGCCACCCAGCTATCGGAACGTACAGTAGGTTATAGTCCACGGTTCGAATGAGCTTTCGTTTTCAGTGTGTTCGCCAAAGGACCAAAGCAGTAGGATAACGTTTTTCCTTCCTTCCTCCAGGGTAGACGAACAAGGCGCCCCCTGCAGAAGATTGGCAAAGATTTTGATCCCAATCAATCGTACGTGATCAAGCATCCGAACGGATCGATGACTTACGTTTTCGCCAAAACTACCACGTCCACCGAATTCGTTACAGCACCACCAACTAAACCAAACAAAGTTAAGCAGGATAGTTCCGAGAAACTAAGGGAAAGCGTCGAGTACCGAAGTATGAGCTAGTTTTAACTTTAGTTAGAAAAATAGTTTGGCTTAGTGGTATTTTAGATATAAAGCTTCAAAGATTGGCTATATTTCTTCTGTCCGGTGGATTCGGGTTCAAATTATTCTCACTATTTCATTTAACTAACACAGCTTGCATGTTACctttaaactaaaataatctTCATTTCAGCATCGGCCGGTATAGTTTTCCCGAGCGAGAGCTGCACCCCGGACAATCCTATTTGTACCGATAAATCAAACTATCCGGAGGACCACATCAACGCCATCATCGGGAAAAATCCCCTCCGGTACGAATCTTTTTTCGGCAATGATTTGGTGATCAACGATTCCGTGACAACCCGGTTCGACAATGACGATGAGTTCCTGTGCCAAGTGAGGGAACAGGTTTATCATCCGCCGCATGGATTCAACAAGGACAACGAGAAGATCATGATTGTCAATACCGAAGACTACAAGCAGGGCGTACGGATAGAGATGTGCGAGTAAGTATTCCGAATCAATGGATAAAAGCACACTGACTAGAAGTcatgtttcaatgaaattcaaagaataattttagatagggtaaatgtacccgaccttggcacctaagacatgatttaccctttttttcaacattccaaccttcctgttgagtgcatcatagaacatcctttgaagaatttacttgctaacttgcttacagttcaacaaaaatatgttttgtctatgcaactttcattaatgtgagcaaaatgcatgcaaagtactcactgcggtgttccaattacttggccgccgtaccaattgtttgccgtttcgatgatccgattcttggccaccagcaatgttcaatagatctttaccaacaatgctcaattgaaagttaacagaatcgttggctattctgaatataaggccactgacaggaTGACGTCAGCtcagcgtaaagttctatgcgacgatggaacaccgggcttcacccatacaacaaaaaggctttcgaaaacattgatgaaatttggttggaaggaaagcacaaaataagctttcactaatcactaatcactaatcgtacttccacagccagaacttatgtctgagtcccaaagaacaataaaagtgaattattattcttcttgtctttgttcatgctttttatcattttaacataaaaacattaaaatgatataaaacataaaatggttgggcctaccatggagcagagaacgcagagacatctggaacactggaacagaagaaacgtggaccaccagtaccatacgtttcaaaggggcagtatcgttggaagcatgctaagaaaaatgctccttgatggaaAACCATGCGTTATTTGAAGTAACTCCACAATTCACTAGCATTATTCTTCAGtggttggaaatgatttattttgtacacagaattCACAAAACCTAAGAATAAATGCATTTTGCAGAATGGTATGTAGTAAacataatgattttaaaattctaagacctctttttattcaattgttttggatttcgatgtacaatcatttctggtcatcgaccaaggataaagcgcctttactcgctcttgaaaataaaaaagagaataagAAAATATTAGTAAAACATAAAACCCTTCGAGGTCTGTTAAtaactcgaaaggtttttgaaatgAACCCTTATAAtagaattaaataaataataataatctccaaattcaaaactttcaaatggtTCAGTTTTGTCCTGGTCACCAAAACTAAAAGTTGAACTTCTTAAAAGAATCGGTAAAAATGAAACGTAATAATATAACACTCTCAACTTCAACCATGAATGaacaaaattcttgaaattgcTAATCCAGAAATTTCAGGAATCAATTACCTGCAGTTGATTACCCTTAAATTAAGCCTCAATCCGAAGAATAAAGGATGGAAACACCCAGAATCTATTTAACCCTTATTCTAAATTCATGTAAGTAAAATAATCatcatggaacgaactcaccaaataaaagtaaaacatcTGGCCTGGGTTGATTGGTGAATTTTTCTTCCAGTCTGCTCTCCATGATTTCTAGTCCAGTTTCCACCTTTGACCACCCTTGACAATCACACTCAACTATTGATGATTCAtccttaaaattcaaaacatgttACAGTTTTATACCATTTTCAGCACTTGGATATTAAATGATTGATTAAAGTGCATTTATCGAAGGAGAGAAAAAAACGCGCCCGCTGACCTTCTACAAAAACTGCACACACAAGAATGAacggccaaaaaaaaaaataattggtcCCAGCAAGCTGAACAAGTGCATCGTGGCCAAGGCACTGATTTAGTCACCGTtatcattaattttcaattctcatttgTTACCGTTGAGaatatttacaaataatatTCACAATATTGCAATGATTCACACATTCAACACTGGAAAATTTTCTTCGGCATTTTCTCCAGCGACACCCATTATCAAACCACGCGGAAAACCAAATCGAAGGGCAAAGACGACGACACAAAAAATAACCCTTCATTTTTCGATCACCGTTggtttttccattttcatccAGCGTATCCGCTCAAAATTCGATTTGTTCACTTAAAGGCATCTTCTATTAGCACTCCCAAAGCTTTATATTGTGATTTC is a window encoding:
- the LOC129757390 gene encoding protein spaetzle, whose product is MQNYPEKAALEARRPGIPWTLWLSSGLVISVILIGSIMLMVTPTDSANGLYQPLVRARTTIPAATGESEETSDDEEVQRRIMEIYSRKGYSNPNPEPEDVPDQVAATQLSERTGRRTRRPLQKIGKDFDPNQSYVIKHPNGSMTYVFAKTTTSTEFVTAPPTKPNKVKQDSSEKLRESVEYRTSAGIVFPSESCTPDNPICTDKSNYPEDHINAIIGKNPLRYESFFGNDLVINDSVTTRFDNDDEFLCQVREQVYHPPHGFNKDNEKIMIVNTEDYKQGVRIEMCETSSQPCSAHVIGTTECKQFYHFRTLLAVHPKTKQLYKEAFKMPSCCKCVIKSQHLEKHLKP